In Silene latifolia isolate original U9 population chromosome X, ASM4854445v1, whole genome shotgun sequence, the following proteins share a genomic window:
- the LOC141623123 gene encoding uncharacterized protein LOC141623123, whose translation MPGDRHFTRIDVLEIKIQIGKKIGNEKAQKYFDLLDGFFSFKLGKSEFDKLCVAAIGRENISLHNRLIKSILKNALLCKTPPSKGNKVVKPGGEKVANGYQRSCLQSLCRDVFPPSPRKGRTPAFRDRKAKDRPSPLGPHGKPNAVAAITDLGQKTLEQQSATELLSLGSRPVEVTSVEDGEEVDQAAVSPGIHSRSPVTPPLGIPWNGKGARKRVSSLSSVGHVETCHGNGGLPDSYSLKRRLEQKLEKEGMKVSLDCVNLLNNGLDTFLKRLIKPTLELANSRAVSATMLDFRTAIEMNPQILGEDWPIQLEKMCLREAENDNCD comes from the coding sequence ATGCCGGGCGATCGGCATTTTACTAGAATTGACGtattagaaatcaaaattcagaTAGGGAAGAAGATAGGAAATGAGAAAGCACAGAAGTACTTTGATTTACTTGATGGATTTTTCAGTTTTAAACTTGGAAAGTCGGAGTTTGATAAGCTATGTGTTGCTGCTATCGGACGAGAAAACATTTCCCTCCACAATCGGCTTATCAAATCGATTCTGAAGAATGCGCTTCTTTGTAAGACACCGCCTTCGAAGGGCAATAAAGTCGTTAAGCCTGGTGGTGAAAAGGTTGCAAATGGGTATCAAAGAAGTTGCCTGCAATCTCTATGTAGAGATGTGTTTCCACCCTCCCCTCGAAAAGGGAGGACTCCAGCGTTTCGAGATCGGAAGGCTAAGGACCGTCCGAGCCCACTTGGTCCACATGGGAAGCCCAATGCAGTTGCGGCAATTACGGATTTGGGACAGAAGACTCTTGAGCAACAAAGTGCAACAGAGTTGCTATCTCTAGGTAGTAGGCCGGTTGAAGTGACCTCTGTGGAAGACGGGGAAGAGGTTGATCAGGCTGCTGTAAGCCCGGGAATTCACAGTCGGAGTCCGGTCACTCCACCTTTGGGAATTCCATGGAACGGGAAAGGGGCCCGCAAAAGGGTCAGTTCCTTATCATCTGTAGGTCATGTTGAGACTTGTCATGGTAATGGTGGGCTACCTGATAGCTATTCCTTAAAGAGGCGATTAGAACAAAAGTTGGAGAAGGAAGGCATGAAAGTTTCATTAGATTGTGTGAATCTATTGAACAATGGGCTGGATACTTTCCTGAAAAGATTAATAAAGCCCACTCTAGAGTTGGCAAATTCCCGGGCTGTAAGTGCAACTATGTTGGACTTCCGGACAGCAATAGAGATGAACCCTCAAATTCTCGGGGAAGATTGGCCCATCCAACTCGAAAAGATGTGCCTCCGTGAGGCTGAAAATGACAATTGTGATTGA
- the LOC141623125 gene encoding peroxidase 51-like: MVRFVLFLVVLGICVLPNFAETQLKEDFYLKTCPNVESIVRKVVIQKVNETFVTVPATLRLFFHDCMVYGCDASVLITSTEGNTAEKDHPDNLSLAGDAFDTVIKAKAAVDKVSGCKNKVSCADILSIATRDVIYLAGGPFYPVELGRRDGLVSTAASVDGKLPKASFNLKQLTSLFGSHGLSQADMIALSAAHTVGYSHCNKFANRLYNYSSTHETDPTLNTNYAAKLKEKCPKNVDPRMAVDMDPRTPTLLDNNYFWNLIQRKGLFTSDQVLYDDPISRPVVVDWAHNGTHFRHAFAQAMIKLGRVGVKTGKSGNIRVKCDAFNY; encoded by the exons ATGGTGCGATTTGTATTGTTTTTGGTAGTTCTAGGCATTTGTGTGTTGCCTAATTTTGCAGAAACTCAACTTAAAGAAGACTTTTACTTGAAGACATGTCCGAACGTTGAGAGTATTGTTAGGAAAGTCGTTATACAAAAAGTCAACGAGACTTTTGTTACCGTTCCTGCAactcttcgtcttttcttccaCGACTGCATGGTCTAT GGATGTGACGCTTCCGTGTTAATAACATCTACGGAGGGCAATACCGCAGAGAAGGATCATCCAGACAACTTGTCTTTGGCGGGTGACGCCTTCGACACTGTTATCAAAGCGAAAGCGGCCGTCGATAAAGTTTCAGGATGCAAAAATAAAGTTTCTTGTGCTGATATTCTTAGCATTGCTACACGAGACGTCATCTACTTG GCTGGTGGACCTTTCTACCCTGTCGAATTGGGAAGAAGAGATGGACTAGTTTCAACTGCGGCAAGTGTAGATGGAAAATTGCCCAAGGCAAGCTTTAACCTGAAACAACTAACATCTCTATTTGGTTCTCATGGATTATCCCAAGCGGATATGATTGCCCTTTCAG CTGCCCACACAGTAGGGTACTCTCATTGTAACAAGTTTGCAAATCGATTGTACAACTACTCATCCACACACGAAACAGACCCAACGCTGAACACAAATTATGCGGCCAAATTGAAGGAGAAGTGCCCTAAAAATGTGGATCCAAGAATGGCAGTGGATATGGACCCAAGAACACCCACATTACTTGATAACAACTACTTTTGGAACTTGATCCAACGCAAGGGACTTTTCACTTCCGACCAAGTACTCTATGATGATCCAATTTCTAGGCCTGTTGTTGTCGATTGGGCCCATAATGGTACCCATTTCCGGCATGCTTTCGCCCAGGCCATGATTAAGTTAGGCCGTGTTGGCGTCAAGACTGGCAAATCTGGCAACATTCGTGTCAAATGTGACGCATTcaattattaa